The DNA region CTGCTAACGCCCGACGAACCCGCTCGATGCGCTGAGCTTTCTCGATCTCCTCCGGCGTGGCGCTCTCAACAGGAATCGGCTCAGTTTCTTCTAGCCCCACGGTCCGCGCGTTCCGTTCGCGAAGCTTCGTGTGGCAGCAGTTGAGCGCGATCCGATACAGCCAGGACGAGAATTTTGACTTGCCGCGAAACTGGCTCAGATTGCGATAAACAGTCAAAAAAATTTCTTGCGACGTGTCGCGCGCATCTTCCACGTGACCCAGCATTCGATAAGCCAGCCCATAAACCTTCCGCTCCCAGCGACGAACGAGCAAGCTAAATGCCTCGACCTCACCTGCCAGCGTACGTTGCACAATTTGTTCGTCGGTCAGTTCCATGCCACGCCTCTTTTCCTGCTGCCACGCAATAAGACGAACGATTGTAAG from Blastocatellia bacterium includes:
- a CDS encoding sigma-70 family RNA polymerase sigma factor; translation: MELTDEQIVQRTLAGEVEAFSLLVRRWERKVYGLAYRMLGHVEDARDTSQEIFLTVYRNLSQFRGKSKFSSWLYRIALNCCHTKLRERNARTVGLEETEPIPVESATPEEIEKAQRIERVRRALAALPHEMRQVIIMKEYEGMTFQEIAEVLNIPVSTAKTRLYTGLDQLRQRLAVFRDAI